The following coding sequences lie in one Gadus macrocephalus chromosome 1, ASM3116895v1 genomic window:
- the LOC132458197 gene encoding solute carrier family 35 member E2A-like yields MVANGPTSGRCPWLRLFSPFQSSRERVVLTRSESMHGENVLKITVTETTVIEAESGVWNLRSMSYLVLWFFFSFCTLFLNKYILSLLEGEPSMLGAVQMLSTTIIGCLKMFVPCCLYKHKTRTEYPSNFVMTMLFVGLMRFTTVVLGLVSLKNVAVSFAETVKSSAPIFTVIMSRLILGEYTGLWVNLSLFPIMAGLALCTATELSFNMLGFSAALSTNIMDCLQNVFSKKLLSGDTYKFSPPELQFYTSAAAVIMLIPAWVFLLDIPVIGKNGRSLVWSQDVVLLLLFDGVLFHLQSVSAYALMGRISPVTFSVASTVKHALSVWLSIIVFSNHMTLLGAAGSVLVLLGVLLYNRARQAQRRALRAMAGRQQDPQYHYDHSHRPARGEPPAPGQQASKDFKASQS; encoded by the exons ATGGTGGCTAACGGTCCGACCAGCGGCAGATGCCCGTGGCTGCGTCTCTTCTCCCCGTTCCAGAGCAGCCGGGAGCGCGTGGTGCTGACCCGCAGCGAGAGCATGCACGGTGAAAATGTGTTGAAGATCACCGTCACCGAGACCACGGTGATCGAGGCGGAGTCCGGCGTCTGGAACCTGCGCTCCATGTCATACCTGGTGCTGTGGTTCTTCTTCAGCTTCTGCACGCTCTTTCTCAACAAGTATATTCTGTCGCTTCTGGAGGGAGAGCCGAGCATGCTgg GTGCTGTCCAGATGCTGTCCACCACCATCATCGGGTGCCTCAAAATGTTTGTCCCCTGCTGCCTCTACAAGCACAAGACCCGCACAGAGTATCCGTCCAACTTCGTCATGACCATGCTGTTTGTTGGCCTGATGAG gttcaCCACGGTGGTGCTGGGCCTGGTCAGCCTGAAGAACGTGGCCGTGTCTTTCGCCGAGACGGTGAAGAGCTCAGCGCCCATCTTCACGGTCATCATGTCCCGCCTCATCCTGGGGGAGTACACAG GATTGTGGGTAAATCTCTCCCTGTTCCCCATCATGGCCGGCCTGGCACTGTGCACGGCCACAGAGCTCAGCTTCAACATGCTGGGCTTCTCCGCAGCCCTCTCCACCAACATCATGGACTG TTTACAGAATGTTTTCTCCAAAAAGCTGCTCAGTGGAGACACCTACAAATTCAG CCCACCAGAGCTGCAGTTCTACACCAGCGCAGCAGCTGTCATCATGCTCATTCCTGCCTGGGTGTTCCTGCTG GACATTCCAGTGATCGGGAAGAATGGGCGGAGCTTGGTCTGGAGTCAGgacgtggtgctgctgctgctgtttgaCGGAGTGCTGTTCCACCTGCAGAGCGTCAGCGCCTACGCCCTGATGGGCCGTATCTCCCCCGTCACCTTCAG CGTGGCGAGCACGGTGAAGCACGCCCTGTCCGTGTGGCTCAGCATCATCGTGTTCAGCAACCACATGACGCTGCTGGGTGCGGCGGGCTcggtgctggtgctgctgggcgTGCTGCTCTACAACCGGGCCCGCCAGGCCCAGAGGAGGGCTCTGAGGGCCATGGCCGGCCGGCAGCAGGACCCCCAGTACCACTACGACCACAGCCACAGGCCCGCCAGGGGAGAACCGCCGGCCCCGGGCCAGCAGGCCTCCAAGGACTTCAAGGCCTCCCAGTCGTAG
- the LOC132458219 gene encoding solute carrier family 25 member 45, whose amino-acid sequence MPSSEYMAGSVSGALGVVVGHPMDTVKVRLQVHTQYNGIFDCVAKTFANEGLHGFFKGMAFPALTSGLSNSAIFGSYCSALDYLTRSRPGDRVQGKDAPAAHVFAAGCFSGLVGVVIMAPVDLVKVRLQGQASGARYRGPLHCVSTILREEGPRGLYRGALALALRDVPCYGLYFLPYELVRRALTEPGTQSGTFAVLMAGGTAGVVTWACATPMDVVKARLQLSGAGGRHYRGVAHCILVSAREEGPRVFFRGLLLNSARAFPVNAITFLSYESLARALRGG is encoded by the exons ATGCCTTCTTCGGAATACATGGCTGGGAGCGTTTCAG GAGCGCTTGGAGTGGTTGTAGGACATCCGATGGATACAGTCAAG GTACGGCTACAGGTGCACACTCAATATAACGGTATATTCGACTGTGTGGCCAAAACATTTGCCAACGAAGGG CTCCATGGCTTCTTCAAGGGAATGGCGTTCCCGGCTCTGACCTCTGGCCTATCCAACTCTGCCATCTTCGGTTCTTATTGCAGCGCTCTGGATTACCTCACGCGGTCGCGGCCAGGCGACCGCGTCCAGGGCAAAGACGCTCCCGCAGCGCACGTCTTCGCGGCCGGCTGTTTCTCTGGACTAGTGGGG GTGGTGATCATGGCCCCCGTGGACCTGGTGAAAGTGCGTCTGCAGGGCCAGGCCAGTGGAGCGCGCTACAGAGGGCCCCTCCACTGTGTCTCCACCATACTGCGGGAGGAGGGCCCCCGCGGCCTCTATCGTGGTGCGCTGGCCCTAGCCCTGAGGGACGTCCCCTGCTACGGCCTGTACTTCCTGCCGTACGAGCTGGTGAGGCGGGCCCTCACGGAGCCAGGAACACAGTCGG gGACCTTCGCCGTACTGATGGCTGGGGGCACGGCGGGCGTGGTGACCTGGGCCTGTGCCACGCCCATGGACGTGGTCAAGGCCCGGCTGCAGCTGtccggggcggggggccggcaCTACCGCGGGGTCGCCCACTGCATCCTGGTCAGCGCCCGGGAGGAGGGGCCCCGCGTGTTCTTCAGGGGCCTCCTGCTGAACAGCGCCCGGGCGTTCCCCGTCAACGCCATCACCTTCCTCAGCTACGAGAGCCTGGCAAGGGCCCTGCGAGGGGGCTGA